The Acidimicrobiales bacterium genome has a window encoding:
- a CDS encoding S53 family serine peptidase has product MSESRAQHTTPSSGRRPARHPAVERPPSWSPLATRHGAHHPGHRPAAAPHPRAQFPRARGCLLLLLLLLGVLAGLALSPLFSRAGSASSLVRLGGVLAPPPGSVLLGPVPPRRAITLDVVLVPRDPAGLAALASSVSDPSSPRFRHFLAPAAVAARFAPSRAVVSAVRSGLAARGLSGGVLSDGGLVVSYATTAGVLESAFSLGLSDYRVPGRPSPSYGASAGPLLGRAIAPAVAFVAGLSDFDAALAEGAPESRAVPGRAVTSSGSSGGPVPCAAAVATGGMTADTLASAYDLSPLYGAGDFGQGVRVALFELEPFRADDVARYASCYGLAPRLAVQRVDGGAGVGAGSGEAASDVESLLSVAPRARLSVYEGPWSESGVIDTYSAIVLGSRAAVLSTSWGICEGELSPGLSAAEDSIFEEAAAGGMSVVAASGDHGSEDCATGWGSPADALSVADPAAQPFVTGVGGTTLSPGPRGQLRERVWNVPGSFGGSGGGGASADFPEPSFQRGVAPGAPGRLVPDVSAFSSSSTGDAVVQDGVWSTYGGTSIAAPTWAGLLALADAEKGCAAPVGFADPLLYRLAGRAPAAHFHDITSGDNDYLGDHPGAYGATVGYDRASGLGSP; this is encoded by the coding sequence ATGTCGGAAAGTCGAGCCCAGCACACCACGCCGTCGAGCGGGCGTCGTCCGGCACGCCACCCCGCCGTCGAGCGACCGCCCTCCTGGAGCCCCCTCGCCACCCGCCACGGCGCGCACCACCCGGGCCACCGGCCGGCGGCAGCACCGCATCCACGCGCCCAGTTCCCCCGGGCGCGTGGATGCCTCCTCCTCCTGCTCCTCCTCCTCGGCGTGCTCGCCGGCCTCGCGCTCTCGCCGCTGTTCTCGCGCGCCGGCTCGGCATCCTCGCTCGTGCGCCTGGGGGGGGTGCTCGCGCCGCCCCCCGGCTCGGTGCTCCTCGGCCCGGTGCCGCCGCGCCGCGCGATCACCCTCGACGTCGTGCTCGTGCCGCGCGACCCGGCGGGGCTCGCGGCGCTCGCCTCCTCGGTGAGCGACCCGTCGAGCCCGCGCTTTCGCCACTTCCTCGCGCCCGCGGCGGTGGCGGCGCGCTTCGCGCCGTCGCGCGCGGTCGTCTCGGCGGTGCGCTCCGGCCTCGCGGCGCGCGGGCTTTCGGGTGGGGTGCTCTCCGACGGCGGCCTCGTCGTCTCCTACGCGACGACGGCCGGGGTGCTGGAGTCGGCCTTCTCGCTGGGCTTGTCGGACTACCGCGTGCCGGGACGCCCCTCCCCCTCCTACGGCGCCTCCGCGGGGCCGCTCCTCGGGCGCGCGATCGCCCCCGCGGTGGCCTTCGTCGCGGGGCTGAGCGACTTCGACGCCGCGCTCGCCGAGGGCGCGCCCGAAAGCCGCGCCGTGCCGGGGCGCGCCGTCACCTCGTCGGGCTCCTCGGGCGGCCCCGTCCCCTGCGCGGCGGCGGTCGCGACGGGGGGGATGACCGCCGACACCTTGGCGTCTGCCTATGACCTCTCCCCCCTCTACGGGGCGGGCGACTTCGGCCAGGGGGTGCGCGTCGCGCTCTTCGAGCTCGAGCCCTTCCGCGCGGACGACGTCGCGCGCTACGCCTCCTGCTACGGCCTCGCGCCGCGGCTCGCGGTGCAGCGCGTCGACGGCGGCGCGGGGGTGGGGGCGGGCTCGGGGGAGGCGGCGAGCGACGTCGAGTCCCTCCTCTCGGTGGCGCCCCGCGCCCGCCTCTCGGTCTACGAGGGGCCGTGGTCTGAGTCCGGGGTGATCGACACCTACTCGGCGATCGTCCTCGGCTCGCGGGCCGCGGTCTTGTCGACGAGCTGGGGGATCTGCGAGGGGGAGCTCTCGCCGGGGCTCTCTGCTGCTGAGGACAGCATCTTCGAGGAGGCCGCGGCGGGGGGGATGAGCGTCGTCGCCGCCTCGGGGGACCACGGCTCGGAGGACTGCGCGACCGGCTGGGGCTCTCCCGCGGACGCCCTCTCGGTGGCGGACCCCGCGGCCCAGCCCTTCGTCACCGGCGTGGGGGGCACGACCCTCTCGCCCGGGCCCCGCGGCCAGCTCCGCGAGCGCGTCTGGAACGTGCCCGGGAGCTTCGGCGGCTCGGGGGGCGGGGGGGCCTCGGCTGACTTCCCCGAGCCCTCCTTCCAGCGCGGGGTCGCGCCGGGGGCCCCCGGGCGGCTCGTGCCGGACGTCTCGGCCTTCTCCTCCTCCTCGACCGGCGACGCCGTCGTCCAGGACGGCGTCTGGTCCACCTACGGCGGGACCTCGATCGCCGCGCCCACCTGGGCCGGGCTCTTGGCCCTCGCGGACGCGGAGAAGGGCTGCGCGGCGCCGGTCGGCTTCGCCGACCCCCTCCTCTACCGCCTCGCGGGGCGCGCCCCCGCCGCGC